Proteins found in one Plasmodium chabaudi chabaudi strain AS genome assembly, chromosome: 5 genomic segment:
- a CDS encoding claudin-like apicomplexan microneme protein, putative yields MPKVKKGKAIAPPMSKNAIRVLNLIMAVGFISAIPQILTTVMTSWREGEPIEYKYMFRGSEHSLYVDYTYYGLYKVIYDDRHVETWTQRVQNMRSKGSEGIQVGRNSEASGSLSLWTSACQEPCRDSIIKRIEAYERVSFISLVLLCGIVLACSLIVMCVGWNILFTKNILISMACFMLSFIINGGIGTYWYYETDLSWNLVTKSQQFPFPKCSYSFYIFMITTCIYGLCFIALLLLDLSNKNSQKKSYLNHGNNRNIMFEEGKGMPYQPLYEHQNSMMMPRSASYTNMMQFGKGMDSCPPNFMQYNTNKMSMNSPMGMNMMGSNVGGYPGFRNMPSGMGNMPSGMGNMSSSMGNMSMMMPHQNLNPMFSPQMSRQFSYSGSPSMGNLGMMNFPNRNMQDMRGMPNQRGYSRMNFDVNNPYGSQKQHMF; encoded by the coding sequence ATGCCTAAAGTAAAGAAAGGAAAGGCGATTGCGCCACCAATGTCAAAAAACGCTATACGCGTTTTGAATTTAATAATGGCTGTAGGTTTTATAAGTGCAATACCACAAATTTTAACAACCGTTATGACAAGTTGGAGAGAAGGAGAACCaattgaatataaatacatgtTTCGAGGTAGCGAACATTCTTTATATGTTGATTATACTTATTATGGATTATACAAAGTAATATATGATGATAGGCATGTTGAAACATGGACCCAAAGAGTTCAAAATATGAGAAGTAAAGGTAGTGAAGGAATACAAGTAGGAAGAAACAGTGAAGCGAGTGGatcattatcattatgGACATCTGCATGTCAAGAACCATGTAGAGattcaataataaaacgTATTGAAGCATATGAAAGAGTATCCTTTATTTCATTAGTTTTATTATGTGGTATTGTTTTAGCATGCTCTCTTATTGTTATGTGTGTAGGAtggaatatattatttacaaaaaatattttaatatctaTGGCTTGTTTTATGTtatcttttataattaatggAGGAATAGGAACCTATTGGTATTATGAAACTGATTTATCATGGAATTTAGTTACAAAATCTCAGCAATTTCCATTCCCAAAATGTTCCTAcagtttttatatttttatgataactacatgtatatatggtttatgttttattgccttattattattggatttgtcaaataaaaattctcAAAAGAAATCATATCTTAATCATGGaaataatagaaatataatGTTTGAAGAAGGGAAAGGTATGCCTTATCAACCATTATATGAACATCAAAATAGTATGATGATGCCACGAAGTGCTAGTTATACAAATATGATGCAGTTTGGAAAAGGAATGGATAGTTGCCCTCCTAATTTTATGCAATACAATACTAACAAAATGAGCATGAATAGTCCTATGGGAATGAATATGATGGGAAGTAATGTTGGAGGCTATCCAGGGTTTAGGAATATGCCATCAGGTATGGGAAACATGCCATCAGGCATGGGTAATATGTCATCAAGTATGGGCAATATGAGTATGATGATGCCTCATCAAAATTTGAATCCGATGTTTTCACCACAAATGTCAAGACAATTTTCCTATTCAGGATCCCCTTCTATGGGAAATTTAGGAATGATGAATTTCCCAAACAGAAATATGCAAGACATGCGAGGTATGCCTAACCAAAGAGGTTACTCACGCATGAACTTTGATGTTAATAATCCATATGGTTCTCAAAAGCAACATATGTTTTAA
- a CDS encoding pre-mRNA-splicing factor ATP-dependent RNA helicase PRP22, putative translates to MDGLKKINLIQKINEKLYDHLGIEDENLTEFIIFLCEKSTCLEEFCKEVFENGGEIEQSVLKSIYNLIKQSKNETIDNGKNQQNEKDVNNNTISKEIQEIENKNAKMKKFGCLSIKNSINLPDLTDHSSEEEKDKHKSFDKKADHKSHRHSNHGKKETDENDKLKKNRHKDYSSDDDRGRKRSKYDDAKRSKHDDRKRSKYDDRKRSKRDSSSEPDYRALKVGNIFSGSIKKITDFGMFVSFKTREGYKEGLVHITDVEKNNKKINLNENYKRNMIVKVKIKGIFGEKISLNMSEVDQKTGKNLVDDNDKENDFNKNETSFFDDIEDEFKHKKNKHHNDKYSKYFDDPNETIKYESVIKMKSDYSKWEIQQLIKSGIIYDENIKNEYKNLKYEEKIDDEEEMIEIEVNEREPNFLKGQTTKAGANLSPIQIIVNAEGTLARAITTTSALTKERKEEKKNEQNALFDSIPKDISRPWEDPKPNLGERTIAEALKNVGKNYDLPDWKKNYINNNISIGMKNSLPLNEQREKLPIYNLKVDLMKAINKNNVLIVIGETGSGKTTQIPQYLHEAKYTELGIVGCTQPRRVAAMSIAKRVSEEFGCILGQEVGYSIRFDDCTSNDTIIKYLTDGMLLREALSDTMLSKYSFIILDEAHERTISTDILFCLLKDVVKKRSDFKLIVTSATLDAEKFSTYFFNSPIFTIPGKIFPVEILHSKEPESDYVEACLITVLNIHLNEHPGDILVFLTGQEEINTACEILHERMKKLESMSPPPLIILPIYSSLPSEMQSIIFEPAPPGCRKCILATNIAEASLTIDGIFFVIDPGFCKIKKYDSKRDMDSLIIAPISKANAKQRAGRAGRTGPGKCYRLYTEEAYKNEMAETSVPEIQRINLGSIVLLLKALGVNDFLHFDFMDSPSIETLIHSLESLYYLGALDDNGYLTKLGKKMSNFPMEPNLSKILLTSINFNCTDDICTIVSMISVQNIFYRPQNKILLADKKKNKFVMPQGDLITYLNIYNKWKENSFSNYWCHENFIQSRALKRAQDVRKQLLSIFEKYNYKVKKREDGISNSTNYVNICKSICSGYFNHVCKRDSQQGYTTLLTNQQVFIHPSSTLFSKNPLFVVYHELVLTNKEYIRDCTIIQPQWLIQLAPNLFIPADEKKISKIKLREKIEPLHNYYEEPNAWRLSRRKG, encoded by the exons ATGGATGggttaaagaaaataaacttaattcaaaaaataaatgaaaaattatatgatcaTTTAGGAATTGAAGATGAGAACTTAACAgagtttattatttttttatgtgaaAAGTCTACATGTTTAGAAGAATTTTGTAAGGAAGTATTTGAAAATGGTGGCGAAATTGAACAGTCAGTACTTAAAAGTATTTACAacttaataaaacaatcaaaaaatgaaacaattgataatggaaaaaatcaacaaaatgaaaaggatGTAAACAATAATACTATTTCAAAAGAAATTCAAGAAattgaaaacaaaaatgcaaaaatgaaaaagtttGGATGTCTATCAATTAAGAATAGTATCAATTTACCTGACCTTACTGATCACAGTAGcgaagaagaaaaagacAAACACAAatcatttgataaaaaagcAGATCATAAATCTCATCGACATTCTAATCatggaaaaaaagaaacagaCGAAAacgataaattaaaaaaaaacagacaCAAGGACTATTCTTCAGATGATGACCGAGGGAGAAAAAGGTCGAAGTATGACGATGCAAAAAGATCGAAGCATGATGATAGAAAGAGATCGAAGTATGACGATAGGAAAAGATCGAAGCGTGATAGTAGTAGCGAACCAGATTATCGGGCACTAAAAGTTGGAAACATATTCAGTGGgagcattaaaaaaattacagaCTTCGGAATGTTTGTTTCGTTTAAAACGAGAGAAGGATATAAAGAGGGGCTAGTACATATAACAGATGTtgaaaagaataataaaaaaataaatttaaatgaaaattataaaagaaatatgaTTGTTAaagttaaaataaaaggaaTATTTGGTGAAAAGATTAGTTTAAATATGTCTGAAGTTGATCAAAAAACTGGAAAAAATTTAGTTGAtgataatgataaagaaaatgattttaataaaaatgaaacttCGTTTTTTGATGATATAGAAGATGaatttaaacataaaaaaaataaacatcataatgataaatattctaaatattttgatgaTCCAAATGAGACAATCAAATATGAAagtgttataaaaatgaaaagtgATTATTCAAAATGGGAAATTCaacaattaataaaaagtgGTATCATctatgatgaaaatataaaaaacgaatataaaaatttaaagtatgaagaaaaaatagatgatgaagaagaaaTGATTGAGATTGAAGTTAATGAAAGGGAAcccaattttttaaaaggaCAAACTACAAAAGCTGGTGCAAATTTATCACCTATCCAAATTATTGTAAATGCTGAAGGGACATTAGCTAGAGCTATAACAACAACATCAGCATTAACAAAAGAAAggaaagaagaaaaaaagaatgaaCAAAATGCATTATTTGATTCTATACCTAAAGATATTAGTAGACCTTGGGAAGATCCGAAACCTAATCTAGGAGAAAGAACAATAGCAGaagcattaaaaaatgttggaAAGAATTATGATTTACCTgattggaaaaaaaattatataaataataatatatcaatagGTATGAAAAATTCATTACCTTTAAATGAACAAAGAGAAAAATTACCTAtctataatttaaaagtaGATTTAATGAAAgctataaacaaaaataatgtacTTATAGTTATTGGTGAAACAGGTAGTGGTAAAACTACACAGATACCTCAATATTTACATGAAGCTAAATATACAGAACTTGGAATAGTAGGATGTACACAACCAAGAAGAGTTGCTGCAATGTCAATTGCAAAAAGAGTTAGTGAAGAATTTGGTTGTATATTGGGACAAGAAGTTGGTTATTCTATACGTTTTGATGATTGTACTTCCAACGAtacaataattaaatatctAACAGATGGTATGCTTTTAAGAGAAGCCCTAAGTGATACCATgttatcaaaatattccTTCATAATA CTTGACGAAGCCCATGAAAGGACAATCTCAACGGATATCCTTTTTTGCCTCCTAAAG GATGTTGTTAAGAAACGATCCGATTTTAAGCTCATCGTCACGTCTGCTACTCTGGATGCAGAAAAATTCTCCACGTACTTTTTCAACTCCCCGATTTTCACAATTCCTGGAAAAATCTTCCCAGTCGAG ATTCTCCACTCGAAGGAACCCGAAAGTGACTACGTAGAGGCGTGCCTTATCACAGTTTTAAACATTCACCTAAATGAGCACCCTGGAGATATATTAGTATTTTTAACAGGACAAGAGGAAATTAATACAGCTTGTGAAATATTACATGAAcgtatgaaaaaattagagAGTATGTCTCCACCAcctttaattatattaccCATATATTCATCACTCCCATCAGAAATGCAAAGTATAATATTTGAACCTGCACCCCCAGGATGTagaaaatgtatattaGCAACAAACATAGCAGAAGCTAGTTTAACAATCGatggtatattttttgtaatagaTCCTggattttgtaaaataaaaaaatatgattcgAAAAGAGATATGGATTCATTAATAATAGCCCCTATATCTAAAGCAAATGCTAAACAACGAGCAGGTAGAGCAGGTAGAACAGGGCCTGGTAAATGCTATAGATTATATACTGAAGaagcatataaaaatgaaatggcAGAAACTAGTGTGCCAGAAATACAAAGAATTAATCTAGGAAGtatagtattattattaaaagcaTTAGGAGTTAATGATTTTTTACACTTTGATTTTATGGACTCACCATCTATTGAAACTCTTATTCATTCATTAGAAAGTTTATATTACTTAGGAGCATTAGATGATAATGGATATTTAACTAAGTTAGGAAAAAAGATGTCAAACTTTCCTATGGAACCTAATTTATCTAAGATATTATTAACttctattaattttaattgtaCTGATGATATATGTACTATTGTTAGTATGATCAGTGTtcagaatattttttatagacCTCAAAATAAGATTTTATTAGccgataaaaaaaaaaataaatttgtaatGCCACAAGGAGATCtaattacatatttaaatatttataataaatggaaagaaaatagtttttcaaattattgGTGtcatgaaaattttattcaatCAAGAGCATTAAAAAGAGCTCAAGATGTTCGAAAacaattattatcaatttttgaaaaatataattataaagttaaaaaaagagaagATGGTATTAGTAATTCTACGAattatgttaatatatgtaaaagtATTTGTTCAGGATATTTTAATCATGTATGTAAAAGAGATAGTCAACAAGGATATACAACTTTATTAACAAATCAGCAAGTCTTTATACATCCATCTTCAACTCTTTTTAGTAAAAATCCATTATTTGTTGTATATCATGAATTGGTTTTAACcaataaagaatatataagaGATTGTACAATAATTCAACCTCAATGGTTAATACAATTAGCTCCTAACTTATTTATACCAgctgatgaaaaaaaaatatcaaagaTTAAGCTTAGAGAAAAAATCGAGCCCTTACATAATTACTACGAAGAGCCCAATGCTTGGCGGTTATCTCGAAGGAAAGGATAG